Proteins encoded together in one Variovorax paradoxus EPS window:
- the ybiB gene encoding DNA-binding protein YbiB: MGISQYIKEIGRGARGAKPLTREQATDLFGQVLDGTVTDLEIGGFCLAMRIKGETPEEMAGFLDATHARLQHIPAGDRPLIVLPSYNGARKLPVLTPLLALLLAREGLPVLVHGSATETARVLASNVLAALDVPPMTDIGPIASGTVGFAATELLNPALKRLLDVRRVVGLRNPGHSVVKLMQPTAGPAVVVASYTHPEYARVMAETFELMGTTALLSRGLEGEVVSDPRRTAQIDGFLCGVRTELQAQASGTATEVPGLPKEIDVATTADYTRRVLNGELPVPEAIATQVGHIKQLASHA, encoded by the coding sequence ATGGGAATCAGCCAATACATCAAGGAAATCGGCCGCGGCGCGCGAGGCGCCAAGCCGCTCACGCGCGAACAGGCCACCGACCTGTTCGGCCAGGTGCTTGACGGCACCGTCACCGACCTCGAAATCGGCGGCTTCTGCCTCGCGATGCGCATCAAGGGCGAGACGCCCGAAGAGATGGCCGGTTTTCTCGATGCCACGCATGCGCGGCTGCAGCACATTCCCGCCGGCGACCGCCCGCTCATCGTGCTGCCCAGCTACAACGGCGCGCGCAAGCTCCCGGTGCTCACCCCTTTGCTGGCGCTGCTGCTGGCCCGCGAAGGCCTTCCGGTGCTGGTGCATGGCAGCGCCACCGAAACGGCACGCGTGCTCGCCTCGAACGTGCTCGCCGCGCTAGACGTGCCGCCCATGACCGACATCGGGCCCATCGCGAGCGGCACCGTGGGCTTCGCCGCAACCGAACTGCTGAACCCCGCGCTCAAGCGCCTGCTCGACGTGCGCCGCGTCGTCGGCCTGCGCAACCCCGGCCACAGCGTGGTCAAGCTGATGCAGCCCACGGCCGGCCCGGCCGTGGTGGTTGCCAGCTACACGCACCCCGAATACGCCCGCGTCATGGCCGAGACCTTCGAGCTCATGGGCACCACCGCCCTGCTCTCGCGCGGCCTCGAAGGCGAAGTGGTCTCCGACCCGCGCCGCACCGCGCAGATCGACGGCTTCCTCTGCGGCGTGCGCACCGAACTGCAGGCACAGGCCAGCGGCACCGCGACCGAGGTGCCTGGGCTTCCGAAGGAAATCGACGTCGCCACCACGGCCGATTACACGCGGCGCGTATTGAATGGCGAGCTTCCCGTGCCCGAAGCCATCGCCACACAGGTCGGGCACATCAAGCAACTGGCATCCCACGCATGA
- the cobA gene encoding uroporphyrinogen-III C-methyltransferase, with the protein MNNASTLITGRCTLVGAGPGDPELLTIKAVKAIQAATVLLVDDLVSDEILAYARPGARIVHVGKRGGCKSTPQAFIERLMITAVREGETVVRLKGGDPFIFGRGGEEVEHLREAGIACAVVNGITAGLAAVTSLGVPLTHRDHAQGVVFVTGHAKTGAGAQDDPTDWRALAAMAHNARLTLVIYMGVAGAARIERELLQGLPGDTPVAVVQHASLPHQRHIATTLDGLQARIAEAGLASPAVIVVGDVLRGLAAAALPVSADRFGT; encoded by the coding sequence ATGAACAACGCATCCACCCTCATCACCGGCCGCTGCACGCTGGTGGGCGCCGGCCCCGGCGACCCGGAATTGCTGACCATCAAGGCCGTGAAGGCGATCCAGGCCGCCACGGTGCTGCTGGTCGACGACCTCGTGAGCGACGAAATCCTGGCCTATGCCCGCCCCGGCGCGCGCATCGTGCACGTGGGCAAGCGCGGCGGTTGCAAGAGCACGCCTCAGGCCTTCATCGAGCGGCTGATGATCACCGCGGTGCGCGAGGGCGAAACCGTGGTGCGCCTGAAGGGCGGCGACCCGTTCATCTTCGGACGCGGCGGCGAAGAGGTGGAGCACCTGCGCGAAGCCGGCATCGCATGCGCGGTGGTCAACGGCATCACCGCCGGCCTCGCAGCCGTGACCTCGCTGGGCGTGCCGCTCACCCACCGCGACCACGCGCAGGGCGTGGTGTTCGTCACCGGCCACGCCAAGACCGGCGCGGGTGCGCAGGATGACCCGACCGACTGGCGCGCACTCGCCGCGATGGCGCACAACGCGCGCCTCACGCTGGTGATCTACATGGGTGTGGCGGGCGCGGCGCGCATCGAGCGTGAGCTGCTGCAGGGCCTGCCGGGGGACACGCCCGTTGCCGTTGTCCAGCACGCAAGCCTGCCGCACCAGCGCCACATCGCGACCACGCTCGACGGGCTGCAGGCACGCATCGCCGAAGCCGGGCTCGCGAGCCCTGCGGTGATCGTGGTGGGCGACGTGCTGCGCGGACTGGCCGCGGCGGCGCTGCCGGTGAGCGCGGACCGGTTCGGCACCTAG
- a CDS encoding gamma-glutamylcyclotransferase family protein, whose protein sequence is MASTTNSLVFVFGTLKEGFPNFSRNSGVRVPGTYATALAFPFHLVGERFSPWMMDSPGLGHHVRGQLFDIDAAGLGEMDLLERVGEPDGYVRRRISIQRVDDLAACEVEAFVYLKPPQLLEPSEVRLGPLQEYTEAHSTLYRSRSGAQKS, encoded by the coding sequence ATGGCGAGCACGACCAACAGCCTGGTGTTCGTGTTCGGCACGCTGAAGGAAGGGTTTCCCAACTTCTCCCGCAACTCGGGCGTTCGCGTGCCGGGGACATATGCCACGGCGCTGGCATTTCCGTTCCATCTGGTCGGTGAACGCTTCTCCCCGTGGATGATGGATTCGCCCGGCCTTGGCCATCACGTTCGGGGGCAGCTCTTCGACATCGACGCGGCCGGGCTGGGGGAAATGGATCTGCTCGAAAGGGTCGGCGAGCCTGATGGCTACGTGCGGCGAAGAATCTCGATCCAGCGGGTCGACGACCTCGCCGCGTGCGAAGTCGAGGCGTTTGTCTATTTGAAACCGCCGCAATTGCTCGAGCCCAGCGAGGTTCGCCTCGGGCCTCTGCAGGAGTACACCGAAGCGCACTCGACGCTGTACAGAAGCCGGAGCGGCGCGCAAAAAAGCTGA
- a CDS encoding ABC transporter ATP-binding protein, protein MNAVAPLPPAAVEIVALSKRYAPGTPAAVDAIDLRIASGSYCCLLGPSGCGKSTTLRMIAGHESVTSGDILLDNRNITNLPAAARGTAMMFQSFALFPHLSATDNVAFSLKMKGVGKAERQKRARDLLARVAMGHLAERKPGELSGGQQQRVALARALITEPRVLLLDEPLSALDPFLRIQMRAELRRWQKELGLTFVHVTHSQEEAMALADTMVVMNHGVIEQVGSPHEIYNHPANEFVARFMGGHNVIDTLAGPIAVRNDHMRIAANSQADGLAAAITDVEYQGTYVLLGLVLEAAAPERRNVSVLLGEAAFLASPYAQGETVRLSWAEADARALAVAP, encoded by the coding sequence ATGAACGCCGTCGCCCCGCTCCCGCCCGCCGCGGTCGAGATCGTCGCGCTCAGCAAGCGCTACGCCCCCGGCACGCCGGCCGCCGTCGACGCCATCGATCTGCGCATCGCCAGCGGCAGTTATTGCTGCCTGCTGGGGCCCTCAGGCTGCGGCAAGAGCACCACGCTGCGCATGATCGCGGGGCATGAATCGGTCACCAGCGGCGACATCCTCCTGGACAACCGCAACATCACCAACCTGCCCGCCGCCGCGCGCGGCACGGCGATGATGTTCCAGAGCTTCGCGCTGTTCCCGCACCTCTCGGCCACCGACAACGTGGCTTTCAGCCTCAAGATGAAAGGCGTCGGCAAGGCCGAGCGCCAGAAGCGTGCGCGCGACCTGCTGGCGCGCGTCGCGATGGGCCACTTGGCCGAGCGCAAGCCGGGCGAGCTCTCCGGCGGCCAGCAGCAGCGCGTGGCGCTGGCGCGCGCGCTCATCACCGAGCCGCGCGTGCTGCTGCTCGATGAACCGCTGTCGGCGCTGGACCCGTTCCTGCGCATCCAGATGCGCGCCGAACTGCGGCGCTGGCAGAAGGAACTGGGCCTGACCTTCGTGCACGTGACGCACTCGCAGGAAGAAGCCATGGCGCTGGCCGACACGATGGTGGTGATGAACCACGGCGTGATCGAGCAGGTCGGCTCGCCGCACGAGATCTACAACCACCCCGCCAACGAATTCGTGGCGCGCTTCATGGGCGGCCACAACGTGATCGACACGCTCGCCGGGCCGATTGCGGTGCGCAACGACCACATGCGGATCGCCGCGAACTCGCAGGCCGATGGCCTGGCCGCCGCGATCACCGACGTCGAATACCAGGGCACCTACGTGCTGCTCGGCCTGGTGTTGGAAGCCGCCGCGCCGGAGCGCCGCAACGTGTCGGTGCTGCTGGGCGAAGCCGCCTTTCTCGCGAGCCCCTACGCGCAAGGCGAGACGGTTCGCCTGTCGTGGGCCGAAGCCGACGCGCGCGCGCTCGCCGTGGCGCCGTAG
- a CDS encoding ABC transporter substrate-binding protein — MTEPIDSSAGVKRRALLQGTAGILATGIAPFVHAQEKIVLRYLGTAVNQDKAIAEKFKADTGIEIQYVAVTTDDVTKRAVTAPNSFDLIDTEFFSLKKIVPTGNLKGIDTNRVKNAAKITSLFTKGEVGGKKVGDQGTAPIKVIYLEGEKSKAFAKSPSQFMSLIPTTYNADTLGIRPDLIKRPIGSWAELLNPEFKGKAAILNIPSIGIMDAAMVVEAKGIHKYADKGNMTKAEIDLTIKTLIEAKKAGQFRALWKDFNESVNLMASGEVVIQSMWSPAVTAVRGKGIDCTFQPLKEGYRAWASGFGLPATLSGKKLDGAYEFINWFLDGWAGAYLNRQGYYSAVLDTAKTKMEAYEWAYWMEGKPAAQDIKSPQGDVIAKAGAVRDGGSYEQRMGGIACWNAVMDENEYMVRKWNEFVAA; from the coding sequence ATGACCGAACCCATCGACTCGTCCGCCGGCGTCAAGCGCCGCGCCCTGCTGCAAGGCACCGCCGGCATCCTGGCCACGGGCATCGCGCCCTTCGTGCATGCACAGGAAAAGATCGTGCTGCGCTACTTGGGCACCGCGGTGAACCAGGACAAGGCGATCGCCGAGAAGTTCAAGGCCGACACCGGCATCGAGATCCAGTACGTGGCCGTGACCACCGACGACGTGACCAAACGCGCGGTGACCGCGCCCAACAGCTTCGACCTGATCGACACCGAGTTCTTCTCGCTCAAGAAGATCGTGCCGACCGGCAACCTGAAAGGCATCGACACCAATCGCGTGAAAAACGCCGCCAAGATCACCTCGCTCTTCACCAAGGGCGAAGTGGGCGGCAAGAAGGTCGGCGACCAGGGCACGGCGCCCATCAAGGTGATTTACCTCGAAGGCGAGAAGAGCAAGGCGTTCGCGAAGTCGCCGTCGCAGTTCATGTCGCTGATTCCGACCACCTACAACGCCGACACGCTGGGCATTCGCCCCGACCTCATCAAGCGCCCGATCGGCTCGTGGGCCGAGTTGCTGAACCCCGAGTTCAAGGGCAAGGCCGCCATCCTGAACATTCCCTCGATCGGCATCATGGACGCCGCGATGGTGGTGGAGGCCAAGGGCATACACAAGTACGCCGACAAGGGCAACATGACCAAGGCCGAGATCGACCTCACGATCAAGACCTTGATCGAGGCCAAAAAGGCCGGCCAGTTCCGCGCGCTGTGGAAGGACTTCAACGAGTCGGTCAACCTCATGGCTTCGGGCGAAGTGGTGATCCAGTCGATGTGGTCGCCGGCCGTCACCGCGGTGCGCGGCAAGGGCATCGACTGCACCTTCCAGCCCCTGAAGGAAGGCTATCGCGCCTGGGCCTCGGGCTTCGGCCTGCCGGCCACGCTCTCGGGCAAGAAGCTCGACGGCGCGTACGAGTTCATCAACTGGTTCCTCGACGGCTGGGCCGGCGCGTACCTCAATCGCCAGGGCTACTACAGCGCCGTGCTGGACACCGCCAAGACCAAGATGGAAGCCTACGAGTGGGCCTACTGGATGGAAGGCAAGCCCGCCGCGCAGGACATCAAGAGCCCGCAAGGCGACGTGATCGCCAAGGCCGGCGCGGTGCGCGACGGCGGCAGCTACGAGCAGCGCATGGGCGGCATCGCCTGCTGGAACGCGGTGATGGACGAGAACGAGTACATGGTGCGCAAGTGGAACGAGTTCGTCGCGGCCTGA
- a CDS encoding ABC transporter permease, which produces MSAPATRASAAANPLHTVKAWWQAAPFALVFLLFFLIPLALVAMVSLWNFNEYELIPAITLRNYLSLFEGCSHLTDNGDLCVTLNTYLSTFKFCLLVWGITLLIGFSVAYFLAFHVRSSTMQTVLFVLCTVPFWTSNVIRMISWVPLLGRNGLVNQGLMGTGLVSQPVEWLLFSDFSVVLAFVHLYTMFMIVPIFNSMMRIDRSLLEAANDAGATGWQTLWNVVVPLSRTGILIGSIFVITIVMGDFVTIGVMGGQQIASIGKIIQVQTSYLQFPLAAANAMILLAVVLMIIWGLTRLVDIRKEL; this is translated from the coding sequence GTGAGCGCTCCCGCCACCCGCGCCTCCGCTGCCGCCAACCCGCTTCACACCGTGAAGGCGTGGTGGCAGGCGGCGCCGTTCGCGCTGGTGTTTCTTCTGTTCTTCTTGATTCCGCTGGCGCTGGTCGCGATGGTCAGCCTGTGGAATTTCAACGAGTACGAGCTGATCCCCGCGATCACGCTGCGCAACTACCTGAGCCTCTTCGAGGGGTGCTCGCACCTCACCGACAACGGCGACCTGTGCGTCACGCTCAACACGTACCTGAGCACCTTCAAGTTCTGCCTGCTGGTGTGGGGCATCACGCTGCTCATCGGGTTTTCGGTCGCGTACTTTCTCGCGTTCCATGTGCGCTCCTCGACCATGCAGACAGTGCTGTTCGTGCTGTGCACCGTGCCCTTCTGGACATCGAACGTGATCCGCATGATCTCGTGGGTGCCGCTCTTGGGGCGCAACGGCCTGGTCAATCAGGGGCTGATGGGCACGGGCCTGGTGAGCCAGCCGGTCGAGTGGCTGCTGTTCTCCGATTTCTCGGTGGTGCTGGCCTTCGTGCACCTCTACACGATGTTCATGATCGTGCCGATCTTCAACAGCATGATGCGCATCGACCGGTCGCTGCTCGAAGCGGCGAACGATGCGGGCGCCACGGGCTGGCAGACGCTCTGGAACGTGGTGGTGCCGCTGTCGCGCACCGGCATCCTGATCGGCTCGATCTTCGTCATCACCATCGTGATGGGCGACTTCGTGACCATCGGCGTGATGGGCGGCCAGCAGATCGCCTCCATCGGCAAGATCATCCAGGTGCAGACCTCGTACCTGCAGTTTCCGCTGGCCGCGGCCAACGCGATGATTTTGCTGGCGGTGGTGCTGATGATCATCTGGGGCCTGACCCGGCTGGTCGATATTCGCAAGGAGCTCTGA
- a CDS encoding ABC transporter permease, producing MQTPIGAQRAPGFWPLAIVFALFVLFLYGPMITIVVLSFQGPEGGLTFPLRGLSLHWFYKLAEGLGTVDIGAAFRRSLALGAVVMAFTVVLSVLAGLAFRKKLKGGNALFFVTVASLIMPSIIISLGIGLQFRLLDTGIKGVLTAMDATTLLEGYGTALGLFSSALGAHLTWTLPFGLLIMFAVFNRFNPAYEEAARDLGATPWQTFRFVVLPLIGPSIVGIGMFGFTLSWDEIARTSQAIGDVNTLPLELQGLTSTVTTPSIYALGTVTTVVSLLVMAMALGAAALLRRRAVRPM from the coding sequence ATGCAGACACCGATCGGCGCTCAGCGTGCCCCCGGCTTCTGGCCCCTTGCGATCGTGTTCGCCTTGTTCGTGCTGTTTCTCTACGGCCCGATGATCACGATCGTCGTGCTGAGCTTCCAGGGCCCTGAAGGCGGCCTGACCTTTCCGCTGCGCGGGTTGTCGCTGCACTGGTTCTACAAGCTGGCCGAGGGCCTGGGCACCGTCGACATCGGCGCGGCCTTCAGGCGTTCGCTGGCGCTGGGCGCTGTGGTGATGGCTTTCACGGTGGTGCTGTCGGTGCTGGCCGGGCTCGCGTTCCGCAAGAAGCTCAAGGGCGGCAACGCGCTGTTCTTCGTCACGGTCGCGAGCCTGATCATGCCGTCGATCATCATTTCGCTCGGCATCGGGCTGCAGTTCCGGCTGCTTGATACCGGCATCAAGGGCGTGCTCACGGCGATGGACGCCACCACGCTGCTCGAAGGCTATGGCACCGCGCTCGGGCTCTTCAGCTCCGCCCTAGGCGCGCACCTGACTTGGACCCTGCCCTTCGGCCTGCTCATCATGTTCGCCGTGTTCAACCGCTTCAACCCGGCGTACGAAGAGGCCGCGCGCGACCTCGGGGCCACGCCGTGGCAGACCTTCCGCTTCGTGGTGCTGCCGCTGATCGGCCCCTCGATCGTCGGCATCGGCATGTTCGGCTTCACGCTCTCGTGGGACGAGATCGCCCGCACCTCGCAGGCCATCGGCGACGTCAACACGCTGCCGCTCGAATTGCAGGGGCTGACCTCGACGGTCACGACGCCGTCGATCTACGCGCTGGGAACGGTGACCACCGTCGTTTCGCTGCTGGTCATGGCCATGGCGCTGGGTGCCGCGGCGTTGTTGAGACGGCGGGCCGTTCGGCCTATGTGA
- a CDS encoding sterol desaturase family protein, with product MLDKLNDFTASHGELQRGRGLVTGTIALSLAILCFLGVLAFHFPQYLTTPELRKSYNVDVMRYILLVALVVSGGLSLVNIIFNRSRWLSSAAFLLVVASALLGGHKVPVHDFADNTPYIGLDWFILDLLGSSLIFIFIEKLFALRKDQPVFREEWQTDFHHFVVNHMIVGFVLLATNLMVHKLFGWAANDGIRGWVGNLPFWAGILLIILVADLVQYWTHRAYHEVPVLWRLHAVHHSVKSMDWMAGSRQHILELLITRTLVLAPIYVLGFSKEVIDAYIVVVGFQAVFNHCNVSVRLGPLRYIIVTPNFHHWHHSQDIEALDKNYSAHYAFLDYIFGTAVKSTKLWPEKYGVLGDYVPNGFFKQLKFPFVWKG from the coding sequence ATGCTCGACAAACTGAACGACTTCACGGCGAGCCACGGCGAGCTGCAGCGCGGCCGTGGCCTCGTCACCGGAACCATTGCCCTGAGCCTGGCCATCCTGTGCTTCCTCGGCGTGCTGGCCTTCCACTTCCCGCAGTACCTCACCACGCCCGAGCTGCGCAAGAGCTACAACGTCGACGTGATGCGCTACATCCTGCTCGTGGCCCTGGTGGTCTCGGGCGGGCTCTCGCTGGTCAACATCATCTTCAACCGCTCGCGCTGGCTGTCGTCGGCCGCGTTCCTGCTGGTGGTGGCCTCGGCGCTGCTCGGCGGGCACAAGGTGCCGGTGCACGACTTTGCGGACAACACGCCGTACATCGGCCTCGATTGGTTCATCCTTGACCTGCTGGGCTCATCGCTCATCTTCATCTTCATCGAGAAGCTGTTTGCGCTGCGGAAAGACCAGCCGGTGTTCCGCGAAGAGTGGCAGACCGACTTCCACCACTTCGTGGTGAACCACATGATCGTGGGCTTCGTGCTGCTGGCCACCAACCTCATGGTGCACAAGCTCTTCGGCTGGGCGGCCAACGACGGCATCCGCGGCTGGGTGGGCAACCTGCCGTTCTGGGCGGGCATCCTGCTGATCATCCTGGTGGCCGATCTCGTGCAGTACTGGACGCACCGCGCGTACCACGAGGTGCCGGTGCTCTGGCGCCTGCACGCGGTGCACCACAGCGTGAAAAGCATGGACTGGATGGCCGGCTCGCGCCAGCACATCCTCGAACTGCTGATCACGCGCACGCTGGTGCTCGCGCCGATCTACGTGCTGGGCTTCAGCAAGGAAGTGATCGATGCCTACATCGTGGTGGTCGGCTTCCAGGCGGTGTTCAACCACTGCAATGTGAGCGTGCGGCTCGGCCCGCTGCGCTACATCATCGTGACGCCCAACTTCCATCACTGGCACCACAGCCAGGACATCGAGGCGCTCGACAAGAACTATTCGGCGCACTACGCCTTCCTCGACTACATCTTCGGCACCGCGGTGAAAAGCACCAAGCTCTGGCCCGAGAAGTACGGCGTGCTGGGCGACTACGTGCCCAACGGCTTCTTCAAGCAGTTGAAGTTTCCGTTCGTCTGGAAGGGATGA
- a CDS encoding YaeF family permuted papain-like enzyme: protein MRAALVRAAALVAVAGAALLLSACATRVDLPTKDSGLRLRVQSSVIAPGNGGELITASALEPGDILLSSIATVNSFGIRLGTFSPVSHALLYLGDGLIAEAVGTGVRARPLADVVAEEQMVVAFRVPGLDDAGVAKLRTWANSQVGTRYNTTGVLLNAPFVLNRRLCELPLIPSSVSNFCISGMAMVQLGASRDDQFFCSQFVLEAYRKAGLPITAADPRWVSPADLLHMREGDVPSIAATQPLRYIGHLKYNAPPILAADGP from the coding sequence ATGCGGGCCGCTCTTGTTCGCGCCGCCGCGCTCGTGGCGGTGGCGGGTGCCGCCCTGCTGCTTTCGGCTTGCGCTACCCGGGTCGACTTGCCCACCAAGGATTCGGGCCTGCGCCTGCGGGTGCAGAGCTCGGTCATCGCACCGGGCAATGGCGGCGAGCTCATCACGGCCAGCGCGCTGGAGCCCGGCGACATCCTGCTGAGCTCGATTGCGACGGTCAATTCGTTCGGCATCCGGCTGGGCACTTTTTCGCCGGTGAGCCATGCGCTGCTGTACCTGGGCGACGGGCTGATCGCCGAAGCTGTAGGCACCGGCGTGCGCGCACGGCCGCTGGCCGACGTGGTGGCCGAAGAGCAGATGGTGGTGGCCTTCCGCGTGCCCGGCCTCGACGACGCGGGCGTTGCGAAGCTGCGCACCTGGGCCAATTCGCAGGTCGGCACGCGCTACAACACCACCGGCGTGCTGCTGAACGCGCCTTTCGTGCTGAACCGGCGCCTCTGCGAGCTGCCGTTGATTCCGTCTTCGGTGAGCAATTTCTGTATCAGCGGCATGGCCATGGTGCAGCTGGGCGCGAGCCGCGACGACCAGTTCTTCTGCTCGCAGTTCGTGCTGGAGGCCTATCGCAAGGCGGGCCTGCCGATCACCGCTGCCGATCCGCGCTGGGTGAGCCCGGCCGACCTGCTGCACATGCGCGAGGGCGACGTGCCCTCCATCGCCGCGACGCAGCCGCTGCGCTACATCGGGCACCTGAAATACAACGCGCCGCCGATCCTGGCGGCGGATGGGCCCTGA
- a CDS encoding NAD(P)/FAD-dependent oxidoreductase has product MSTATFQFDVVVVGAGAAGLFCAGVAGQRGLKMLLVDHSEKVGEKIRISGGGRANFTNRDLDVRAPQRHFIGDNPNFCRSALSRYAPQQFIELVQKHGIAFHEKHKGQLFCDGSSQQIVDMLLAECEAGGVTRWQPCKLGNIVFSPGASDAAGAGSYRIDSDRGVIETPKLVIATGGLSIPQIGASDFGYRIAEQFGLRVVTPRPALVPLTFGGEGWAPYAELAGLALPVRIETGAKKEKMAFLEDLLFTHRGLSGPAVLQISSYWKPGAPLTIDFAPGTDVAEALGEAKLRSKKRIANELATLVPSRLADAWVGQDPALQRPVNEAADKALAALSERIARWQITPSGTEGYKKAEVTAGGVDTRDLSSQTMESKQPGLYFIGEVVDVTGWLGGYNFQWAWASAHACATAL; this is encoded by the coding sequence TTGAGCACTGCTACTTTCCAGTTCGATGTCGTCGTGGTCGGCGCCGGTGCGGCCGGGCTGTTCTGCGCCGGGGTCGCGGGCCAGCGCGGGCTCAAGATGCTGCTGGTCGATCACAGCGAGAAGGTCGGCGAGAAGATCCGCATCTCGGGCGGCGGGCGGGCCAATTTCACCAACCGCGACCTCGACGTGCGCGCCCCGCAGCGCCACTTCATCGGCGACAACCCGAATTTCTGCCGCTCGGCGCTGTCGCGCTATGCGCCGCAGCAGTTCATCGAGCTGGTGCAGAAACACGGCATCGCCTTTCACGAGAAGCACAAGGGGCAGCTTTTTTGCGACGGCTCCTCGCAGCAGATCGTGGACATGCTGCTGGCCGAATGCGAAGCCGGCGGGGTGACGCGATGGCAGCCGTGCAAGCTGGGGAATATTGTTTTTTCTCCCGGCGCCTCCGATGCAGCGGGCGCCGGAAGCTATCGAATTGATAGCGATCGTGGCGTGATCGAGACACCGAAGCTGGTGATTGCGACCGGCGGCCTGTCGATCCCCCAGATCGGCGCCAGCGACTTCGGCTACCGCATCGCCGAGCAGTTCGGCCTGCGCGTGGTCACGCCCCGCCCCGCCCTTGTGCCGCTGACTTTCGGCGGCGAAGGCTGGGCGCCGTATGCAGAACTGGCAGGGCTGGCGCTGCCGGTGCGGATCGAAACCGGGGCCAAGAAGGAAAAGATGGCTTTTCTCGAAGACCTGCTGTTCACCCACCGCGGCCTGTCCGGCCCTGCGGTGCTGCAGATTTCGAGCTATTGGAAGCCCGGCGCCCCGCTCACCATCGATTTCGCACCCGGCACGGACGTGGCCGAGGCGCTGGGCGAGGCCAAGCTGCGGTCGAAGAAGCGCATCGCCAACGAGCTGGCGACGCTGGTGCCCTCGCGGCTGGCGGACGCCTGGGTCGGGCAGGACCCGGCCCTGCAGCGGCCCGTCAACGAGGCGGCCGACAAGGCGCTGGCGGCGCTTTCCGAGCGCATCGCCCGATGGCAGATCACCCCGAGCGGGACCGAGGGCTACAAGAAGGCCGAAGTCACCGCCGGGGGCGTCGATACCCGCGATTTGTCGTCCCAGACGATGGAATCGAAGCAGCCAGGGCTTTATTTCATCGGCGAAGTGGTCGATGTGACGGGTTGGTTGGGCGGATACAACTTCCAATGGGCCTGGGCGAGCGCTCATGCGTGCGCAACCGCGCTATAA
- the rpsU gene encoding 30S ribosomal protein S21: MTTIRVKENEPFDVALRRFKRTIEKLGLLTDLRAREFYEKPTAERKRKKAAAVKRHYKRVRSMQLPKKLY, translated from the coding sequence ATGACCACCATCCGCGTTAAAGAAAACGAGCCCTTCGACGTCGCTCTGCGTCGCTTCAAGCGCACCATCGAAAAGCTCGGCCTGCTGACCGACCTGCGCGCCCGCGAGTTCTACGAAAAGCCGACCGCCGAGCGCAAGCGCAAGAAGGCAGCCGCCGTCAAGCGCCACTACAAGCGCGTGCGCAGCATGCAGCTGCCCAAGAAGCTGTACTAA